The following are from one region of the Cytobacillus firmus genome:
- a CDS encoding SMI1/KNR4 family protein — protein sequence MTRDEISKLLDGILDKELGNLDIPSASDWENIEKKFGCQFPSEFKFFIELMSEYSFPGDILNVSNGNTNGNDTIEFTYDYEMKQGGWKEELIPFYSIGNGDYFCLLSNECPNTGVYYYSHEDTNIDKEANNFEEWLKQLPTFLS from the coding sequence GTGACTAGAGATGAGATTTCAAAATTATTAGATGGTATATTAGATAAAGAATTAGGAAATTTAGATATTCCCTCGGCGAGTGATTGGGAAAATATCGAAAAAAAGTTTGGATGTCAATTTCCATCGGAATTTAAATTTTTTATAGAGTTAATGTCTGAATATTCGTTTCCGGGAGATATCTTAAATGTTTCCAATGGTAATACAAATGGAAATGACACTATTGAATTTACCTATGACTATGAAATGAAACAGGGGGGATGGAAGGAAGAATTAATCCCATTTTATAGTATAGGTAATGGTGATTACTTCTGTCTTCTTTCCAATGAGTGTCCGAACACTGGAGTTTACTATTATTCACATGAAGATACTAATATAGATAAAGAAGCTAATAACTTTGAAGAATGGTTAAAACAGTTGCCAACTTTTTTGAGTTAA
- a CDS encoding transposase produces MNDIFVKSLYETIVKENLQLYKNLYETTNVTSKTDDYWKKAIGFYDSLTDENKDTLMRIIEQTMIDTISNMLGVIDGSSTLNDCLLEPKLLLDSNDTEGELQDLFLEFIEERGSNS; encoded by the coding sequence ATGAATGATATTTTTGTTAAATCACTTTATGAGACTATCGTTAAAGAGAACCTTCAACTATACAAGAACTTGTATGAAACAACGAATGTTACTTCTAAAACAGATGATTATTGGAAAAAAGCTATTGGTTTTTACGATAGTTTAACTGACGAAAATAAAGATACTTTAATGAGAATAATTGAACAAACCATGATTGATACAATTTCAAACATGCTAGGTGTAATTGATGGAAGCTCAACTTTAAATGATTGTCTGTTAGAACCGAAATTACTGCTTGATTCTAACGACACAGAAGGAGAACTACAGGATTTGTTTTTAGAATTCATAGAAGAAAGAGGTAGCAACAGCTAA